One Gordonia sp. SID5947 genomic region harbors:
- the purH gene encoding bifunctional phosphoribosylaminoimidazolecarboxamide formyltransferase/IMP cyclohydrolase: MNPQSPAGGARRPIRRALVSVYDKTGLADLASALHGAGVEIVSTGSTAKTIAGAGVPVVEVSTLTGFPECLDGRVKTLHPMVHAGILADSRKQSHVDQLADLGIAAFDLVIVNLYPFTETVASGAEPDECVEQIDIGGPSMVRGAAKNHPTVAVVVNPADYTVVQDALSAGGFTLDDRKALAAKAFRHTADYDVAVASWMSSVVAPSADSETFPDWVGATWTRSSLLRYGENPHQAAALYLSEAGGGLAAAEQLHGKEMSYNNYTDADAAWRSAHDFDGPAVAIIKHANPCGIAVGTDIAEAHRKAHACDPVSAYGGVIAANREITVAMAEQVAEIFTEVIIAPGFADGALSVLTRKKNIRVLTAPAPQRAGVETKPISGGLLMQQRDVLDADGDDPANWTLAAGAPADPATIADLEFAWRACRSVKSNAILLAHDGASVGVGMGQVNRVDSAHLAVKRAADRASGSVAASDAFFPFPDGLQVLIAGGVRAVVQPGGSIRDNEVIEAASEAGVTLYLTGARHFAH, encoded by the coding sequence GTGAATCCACAGAGCCCCGCCGGTGGCGCTCGACGCCCGATCCGCCGCGCACTGGTCAGCGTCTACGACAAGACCGGCCTCGCCGACCTGGCCTCGGCCCTGCACGGTGCAGGTGTCGAAATCGTCTCCACCGGTTCCACGGCCAAAACGATTGCCGGCGCCGGAGTCCCGGTGGTCGAGGTGTCGACGTTGACCGGGTTCCCCGAATGCCTCGACGGCCGGGTCAAGACGTTGCATCCGATGGTGCACGCCGGAATCCTCGCGGACAGTCGCAAGCAGAGCCACGTCGACCAACTCGCCGACCTCGGTATCGCGGCTTTCGATCTGGTCATCGTCAACCTGTACCCGTTCACCGAGACCGTCGCGTCGGGCGCGGAACCGGATGAATGTGTCGAACAGATCGACATCGGCGGCCCCTCGATGGTCCGTGGGGCGGCCAAGAACCACCCGACCGTCGCAGTGGTGGTGAACCCCGCCGACTACACCGTCGTGCAAGATGCGTTGTCGGCGGGCGGGTTCACGCTGGACGACCGCAAGGCCTTGGCAGCCAAGGCATTTCGCCATACCGCCGACTACGATGTGGCGGTCGCATCGTGGATGTCCAGTGTGGTGGCCCCGTCCGCGGACTCCGAGACCTTCCCGGACTGGGTCGGCGCCACCTGGACCCGGTCGTCGTTGTTGCGTTATGGCGAGAACCCGCACCAGGCGGCAGCGCTCTACCTCAGCGAGGCGGGCGGCGGCCTCGCGGCCGCGGAGCAGTTGCACGGCAAGGAGATGAGTTACAACAACTACACCGATGCGGACGCGGCCTGGCGTAGCGCACACGACTTCGACGGCCCAGCCGTCGCCATCATCAAGCACGCCAATCCGTGTGGCATCGCCGTCGGAACCGATATCGCGGAAGCTCATCGCAAAGCCCATGCGTGCGACCCGGTGAGCGCGTACGGCGGGGTGATCGCGGCGAACCGCGAGATCACCGTCGCCATGGCCGAGCAGGTCGCCGAGATCTTCACCGAGGTCATCATCGCCCCCGGTTTCGCCGACGGTGCGCTGTCGGTGCTGACCCGGAAGAAGAACATCCGGGTGTTGACAGCGCCGGCGCCGCAGCGCGCCGGGGTGGAGACCAAGCCGATCTCCGGCGGACTCCTCATGCAGCAGCGCGATGTCCTCGACGCCGACGGCGACGACCCGGCGAACTGGACGTTGGCCGCGGGCGCCCCAGCGGACCCCGCGACCATTGCCGATCTCGAATTCGCCTGGCGAGCTTGCCGATCGGTGAAGTCGAATGCGATCCTGCTGGCCCACGACGGCGCGTCGGTCGGCGTCGGTATGGGCCAGGTCAACCGCGTCGACTCGGCGCACCTCGCCGTGAAACGCGCCGCTGATCGGGCGTCCGGCAGCGTGGCCGCCTCGGATGCCTTCTTCCCCTTTCCCGACGGGTTGCAGGTGCTCATCGCGGGGGGTGTCCGGGCGGTGGTCCAGCCCGGCGGATCCATCCGCGACAACGAGGTCATCGAGGCGGCGTCGGAGGCAGGCGTCACGTTGTACCTCACGGGCGCACGACATTTCGCTCACTGA
- the purN gene encoding phosphoribosylglycinamide formyltransferase, with the protein MASGTGSLLESLLARVDQDAPFRIVAIVVDRKCRAGDIAASHDIPLVDVRLADHPDRAAWDVRLTQQVAEYDPAWVVTAGFMKILGPAFLSRFGGRIVNSHPALLPAFPGAHGVAEALAHGVKVTGATVHLVDAGVDTGPILAQEPVAVRADDTADTLHERIKSVERVLLADVVTALVTKGVVIDGRKADIP; encoded by the coding sequence ATGGCATCGGGTACCGGTTCGCTTCTCGAATCGTTGCTCGCACGGGTCGACCAGGACGCACCGTTCCGGATCGTGGCCATCGTGGTGGACCGGAAGTGCCGCGCCGGCGACATCGCCGCATCCCACGACATCCCGCTCGTGGACGTCCGCCTCGCCGATCATCCCGACCGTGCAGCCTGGGATGTCCGGTTGACCCAGCAGGTCGCCGAATACGACCCGGCGTGGGTCGTGACCGCCGGATTCATGAAAATCCTTGGGCCCGCATTTCTCTCCCGGTTCGGTGGTCGCATCGTGAACTCTCATCCGGCACTGCTGCCGGCGTTTCCGGGAGCGCATGGGGTCGCGGAGGCTCTCGCCCACGGCGTGAAGGTGACCGGCGCAACGGTGCACCTGGTGGACGCCGGCGTGGACACCGGGCCGATCCTTGCGCAGGAGCCCGTCGCGGTGCGAGCAGACGACACCGCTGACACGCTCCACGAACGAATCAAATCGGTCGAGCGTGTGCTGCTCGCCGACGTGGTGACCGCACTCGTCACCAAAGGTGTAGTGATCGACGGACGAAAGGCCGACATCCCGTGA
- a CDS encoding sulfite exporter TauE/SafE family protein codes for MSLAEFAFLVLAGFGAGLIGYITGLASVVSYPALLAVGLSPIAANVTNTVSLVAVGIGSTSQSGRVLLDGDRRRLIGGVIASLVGGTIGAVTLLLTPPGAFEAIVPFLVALAAVALLCQPILRRWATSHEDRPWVWLISLLVISVYGGYFGAGAGIMVLALMLVLTSEPLWRAALSKSLFLGIANTVAAIGFMIFGPVDWWAALAMAIGCLIGGWCGPPVVKRLPPGPLRIAVAVGGLALAGWLAVR; via the coding sequence GTGAGTCTGGCCGAATTCGCGTTCCTGGTTCTGGCCGGGTTCGGGGCCGGGCTCATCGGGTACATCACCGGGTTGGCATCGGTGGTCAGCTACCCGGCGCTCCTCGCGGTGGGGCTCAGTCCTATTGCGGCGAACGTCACCAACACGGTGTCGCTGGTGGCGGTCGGCATCGGGAGCACGTCGCAGTCCGGCCGGGTCCTGCTCGACGGTGACCGGCGACGCCTGATCGGCGGGGTCATCGCATCGCTCGTGGGAGGCACGATCGGCGCGGTGACCCTGTTGCTCACCCCGCCCGGCGCTTTCGAGGCGATCGTGCCGTTCCTCGTCGCCCTCGCCGCGGTCGCACTGTTGTGTCAGCCGATCCTCCGGCGCTGGGCGACGAGCCACGAGGACCGGCCGTGGGTGTGGTTGATCTCGTTGCTGGTGATCTCCGTCTATGGCGGCTATTTCGGCGCCGGAGCGGGAATCATGGTGCTGGCCCTGATGCTGGTGCTCACCAGCGAGCCGCTGTGGCGAGCTGCGCTGTCGAAGTCGCTGTTCCTGGGTATCGCGAACACCGTTGCGGCCATCGGGTTCATGATCTTCGGGCCGGTGGACTGGTGGGCGGCGCTGGCGATGGCCATCGGCTGCCTCATCGGGGGCTGGTGCGGACCGCCCGTGGTGAAGCGGCTGCCGCCGGGGCCGCTGCGGATAGCCGTCGCGGTTGGAGGACTGGCCCTCGCCGGATGGCTTGCCGTGCGCTGA
- a CDS encoding sigma 54-interacting transcriptional regulator, whose protein sequence is MDKVPEENFTTHTSQSTETHHPSPRTLGELRASGHVQRSVRDEIRNNLLNALREGRDPWPGIVGFEATVIPQLERALIAGHDVVMLGERGQGKTRILRTLVGLLDEWTPVIAGSELGEHPYEPITPGSIRKTANLLDDLPIEWRHRSQRYAEKLATPDTSVADLVGDIDPMKVAEGRSLGDPETIHFGLIPRSHRGIVAINELPDLAERIQVSMLNVMEERDIQVRGYTLRLPLDVLVMASANPEDYTNRGRIITPLKDRFGAEIRTHYPLELDDEIAVIEQEADLTATVPTFITEILARFTRYARDHPSIDQRSGVSARFSIAGAETVAAAALHRATVTGEDVPVARVVDLESVIEVLRGKIEFESGEEGRELEILEHLMRKSVADTVRAHLGGIDMAPLVDALENGEPVVTGDRVTAADLLGSIPDPEATSPVLDDIAARLDAELDGERASAIELALEGLFLARRIGKEADETGQTIYG, encoded by the coding sequence GTGGACAAGGTGCCAGAGGAGAACTTCACCACACATACCTCCCAGTCCACCGAAACCCACCACCCGTCGCCCCGAACCCTGGGTGAGCTGCGCGCGAGTGGCCACGTCCAGCGCAGCGTGCGCGACGAGATCCGCAACAACCTGTTGAACGCGTTGCGCGAGGGCCGTGACCCCTGGCCCGGCATCGTCGGGTTCGAGGCGACCGTGATCCCACAACTCGAGCGGGCGCTGATCGCCGGACACGACGTGGTGATGCTGGGCGAACGCGGTCAAGGCAAGACCCGCATCCTGCGAACACTGGTCGGCCTGCTCGACGAGTGGACTCCGGTGATCGCCGGTTCCGAGCTCGGCGAGCACCCTTACGAGCCGATCACCCCGGGATCCATTCGCAAGACGGCCAATCTGCTCGACGACCTGCCGATCGAATGGCGGCACCGCAGCCAGCGTTATGCCGAGAAACTCGCAACCCCGGACACCTCGGTCGCAGACCTGGTCGGCGACATCGATCCGATGAAGGTGGCCGAGGGGCGGAGCCTCGGCGATCCCGAGACCATCCACTTCGGTCTGATCCCTCGGTCCCATCGCGGCATCGTCGCCATCAACGAACTTCCCGACCTCGCCGAACGCATTCAGGTGTCGATGCTGAACGTGATGGAGGAGCGCGACATCCAGGTCCGTGGCTACACGCTGCGTCTGCCGCTCGACGTCCTCGTGATGGCCAGCGCCAACCCCGAGGACTACACCAACCGTGGTCGCATCATCACGCCACTCAAAGACCGGTTCGGCGCCGAGATCCGGACTCATTATCCGCTGGAACTCGACGACGAGATCGCGGTCATCGAGCAGGAGGCAGATCTCACCGCGACGGTGCCGACCTTCATCACCGAGATCCTGGCGCGTTTCACCCGGTACGCCCGCGACCACCCGTCGATCGACCAGCGTTCCGGGGTCTCCGCCCGGTTCTCCATCGCCGGGGCGGAGACGGTCGCAGCCGCCGCGCTGCACCGCGCGACGGTGACCGGTGAAGACGTGCCGGTGGCCAGGGTCGTCGACCTCGAGTCGGTGATCGAGGTCCTGCGGGGCAAGATCGAATTCGAGTCCGGTGAGGAGGGGCGCGAGCTCGAGATCCTCGAACATCTGATGCGTAAATCGGTCGCCGACACGGTGCGCGCCCATCTCGGCGGCATCGACATGGCGCCGTTGGTCGACGCGTTGGAGAACGGTGAACCGGTGGTCACCGGTGACCGCGTCACCGCCGCCGATCTGCTCGGATCGATCCCCGACCCGGAGGCCACCTCCCCGGTCCTCGACGACATCGCCGCGCGCCTCGATGCGGAGCTCGACGGCGAACGCGCAAGCGCAATCGAACTGGCGCTGGAAGGTCTGTTCCTCGCCCGGCGGATCGGCAAGGAAGCCGACGAGACCGGGCAGACGATCTACGGCTGA
- a CDS encoding low temperature viability 1 family protein: MPSPTAENLASRLRQMRQSSRAQRTMPDGSARELIVVAFAVPVVTILVTAVVVLTVLLSAGSGLDGLATAVGAIWLAIHQVPLTMSGVTVGVLPLLPTIAVAAGAARMAGSVSGPERPTSELVAVVFAALGGPMLMTALSLAVVMDGSSVFPVQSPAALTAFGYTAGIHAAAATLGILWQRRSEWYDRFGITPAVRRGARLGMFAVVALLTCAAALVVIRLVMGWGVVGDLIGGGSDFDGYLGLTALSVLYLPNAVIGAAAVLVGSDVHVGGATVDLLDVHGGPVPPLPVLGVLPENGAGMLGILGFVIPASIALLVAWRCRDIDPLANVRSVAVAGAVAASMMVVLCSMAGGVLGEFGDAGVTLPTAGVFTLGWIAVTGMVVALIYGTLPSTRAAREALDVDDEFFEGDESGYEDDYLTADDDWEYDEGYDAWAEDEWDDQWEGDEEWDGAEPVDEIGEYDTADDHDTVGTSDEDVEYSGDPR; encoded by the coding sequence ATGCCCTCGCCAACAGCTGAGAACCTCGCGTCGCGTCTGCGCCAGATGCGGCAGTCGAGTCGCGCCCAGCGGACGATGCCCGACGGGTCCGCACGTGAGCTCATCGTCGTCGCGTTCGCCGTCCCGGTCGTCACGATCCTGGTGACGGCTGTGGTCGTGCTGACCGTGCTGCTGTCGGCCGGGAGCGGACTCGACGGTCTGGCGACCGCGGTCGGCGCCATCTGGCTCGCCATCCACCAGGTGCCGCTGACGATGAGTGGCGTCACCGTCGGGGTGCTCCCGCTGCTCCCGACCATTGCGGTGGCTGCCGGAGCCGCGCGGATGGCGGGATCGGTCAGTGGCCCGGAGCGTCCGACGTCCGAGCTCGTGGCGGTCGTGTTCGCGGCGCTGGGCGGCCCGATGCTGATGACGGCGCTCTCGCTCGCCGTCGTGATGGACGGATCTTCGGTCTTTCCCGTACAGAGCCCCGCCGCGTTGACCGCATTCGGTTATACGGCCGGTATCCACGCGGCGGCGGCCACCCTGGGGATCCTCTGGCAGCGTCGGAGCGAATGGTACGACCGCTTCGGGATCACCCCCGCGGTCCGGCGCGGCGCACGTCTGGGCATGTTCGCGGTGGTTGCATTACTCACGTGCGCGGCCGCACTTGTCGTGATCCGACTGGTCATGGGATGGGGAGTCGTCGGTGACCTGATCGGCGGGGGCAGCGATTTCGACGGCTACCTCGGCCTCACCGCGCTGTCGGTGCTCTACCTGCCCAACGCCGTCATCGGAGCGGCGGCGGTGCTCGTCGGGTCCGATGTCCACGTCGGCGGCGCCACCGTCGATCTGCTCGACGTCCACGGGGGACCGGTACCTCCGCTGCCGGTCCTGGGAGTGCTGCCCGAGAACGGCGCAGGCATGCTCGGGATTCTCGGATTCGTCATCCCGGCGTCGATTGCGCTGCTGGTGGCGTGGCGCTGCCGGGACATCGATCCGCTGGCGAACGTCCGATCCGTGGCGGTCGCCGGTGCGGTCGCCGCGTCGATGATGGTGGTTCTCTGTTCGATGGCCGGCGGGGTGCTCGGCGAGTTCGGTGATGCCGGCGTCACATTGCCCACCGCGGGGGTCTTCACCCTGGGGTGGATAGCCGTCACCGGCATGGTCGTCGCGCTGATCTACGGAACCCTTCCGTCCACTCGCGCCGCCCGCGAGGCGCTCGACGTCGACGACGAATTCTTCGAGGGTGACGAGTCCGGCTACGAAGACGACTACCTCACCGCGGACGACGACTGGGAGTACGACGAAGGTTACGACGCCTGGGCCGAGGACGAGTGGGACGATCAGTGGGAAGGCGACGAGGAGTGGGACGGTGCCGAACCAGTCGACGAGATCGGCGAGTACGACACCGCCGATGATCATGACACCGTGGGCACGTCGGACGAGGATGTCGAATACTCCGGCGACCCGCGCTGA
- a CDS encoding metalloregulator ArsR/SmtB family transcription factor, which yields MADELSKVFAALADPTRRDMVARLAVSDATVGQLADPYDVSIQAVSKHLKVLEDAGLVTRTREAQTRPVHLEAEVFDLMTKWIERYRRQAEERYQRLDVLLAEMNDGPAAQRREDERPRRKGKAS from the coding sequence GTGGCCGACGAGTTGTCGAAGGTGTTCGCCGCACTTGCGGACCCGACCCGGCGCGACATGGTCGCGCGGTTGGCTGTCTCCGACGCGACGGTCGGTCAGCTCGCCGACCCGTATGACGTCAGCATCCAAGCCGTGTCCAAGCACCTCAAGGTGCTCGAGGACGCCGGCCTGGTGACCCGTACCCGGGAGGCACAGACCCGCCCGGTCCATCTGGAAGCGGAGGTGTTCGACCTCATGACCAAATGGATCGAGCGTTATCGCAGGCAGGCCGAAGAGCGCTATCAGCGCCTCGACGTCCTGCTCGCGGAGATGAACGACGGCCCCGCGGCACAACGTCGCGAGGACGAGAGACCACGACGGAAAGGAAAGGCATCATGA
- a CDS encoding VWA domain-containing protein, protein MVNKSFHRSRYQRYAGGADPLAPPVDLREALRDIGDDVMAGASPQRALREFLRRGTPDMRGLDKLREQAERRRQELLKQRNLDGTFAEIRELLDRAVLEERKQLARDLDDDARFKEMQIGSLPPSTAQAVEELSEYDWRSPQAREDYDKIKDLLGRELLDQRFAGMKEALEGANEQDRQRVSEMLSDLNELLEAHNRGEDTTEQFDEFMNKHGDFFPENPRNTSELIDSLAQRAAAAQQFYNSLTPEQRAELDQLAQQAFGSPELMSQLAQMDSALREARPGLDWDNAQSFSGDQQMGLGQGAAALRDISELEALSEQLSQQYAGAQMDDLDLDALARQLGDEAAVDAQRLAELEKALSEEGFFDRTSDGQLRLSPKAMRQLGQSIFRDIAEQLSGRGDRQTRRTGALGEPTGASREWEFGDTDPWDVTRTVSNAVLRTVSESDEPSLMSSEMARGGVRIDVRDVEVAETEARTQAAVVLLVDTSFSMEMEGRWTPMKRTAIALNHLISTRFRSDELHLIAFGRYARSIDIAELTGLQPRMEQGTNLHHALLLAQRHLRRFPNAQPVVLVVTDGEPTAHLDPSGEPFFFYPPHPQTIAVTVRELDHVSRLGAQVTFFRLGEDPGLAHFMDQIARRIGGRVVAPDVDGLGAAVVGDYLHSRRGQRR, encoded by the coding sequence ATGGTGAACAAGAGTTTCCATCGGTCGCGATATCAGCGGTATGCCGGCGGTGCGGATCCGCTGGCGCCGCCCGTCGACCTCCGCGAAGCGTTGCGGGACATCGGCGACGACGTCATGGCGGGTGCATCGCCGCAGCGTGCGTTGCGTGAGTTCCTCCGTCGGGGGACGCCGGACATGCGCGGCCTGGACAAGCTCCGCGAACAGGCCGAACGTCGGCGTCAGGAGTTGCTGAAGCAACGGAACCTCGACGGTACCTTCGCCGAGATCCGCGAACTGCTCGATCGTGCGGTCCTCGAGGAACGCAAGCAACTCGCGCGCGACCTCGACGACGACGCGCGGTTCAAGGAGATGCAGATCGGCAGTCTGCCGCCCTCTACGGCACAGGCGGTCGAGGAACTGTCGGAATACGACTGGCGCAGCCCGCAGGCCCGGGAAGACTACGACAAGATCAAGGACCTGCTCGGGCGTGAGTTGCTCGACCAGCGTTTCGCGGGGATGAAGGAAGCCCTAGAAGGGGCGAATGAGCAGGACCGGCAACGTGTCTCGGAGATGCTGTCGGATCTCAACGAGTTGCTCGAAGCGCACAATCGCGGCGAGGACACGACCGAACAGTTCGACGAGTTCATGAACAAGCACGGGGACTTCTTTCCAGAGAACCCCCGCAACACCTCCGAACTCATCGATTCGCTGGCGCAGCGCGCGGCCGCGGCCCAGCAGTTCTACAATTCGCTGACGCCCGAGCAACGAGCCGAGCTCGATCAGCTGGCCCAGCAGGCCTTCGGTTCGCCGGAGCTGATGAGCCAACTGGCGCAGATGGATTCGGCGCTTCGCGAGGCGCGTCCCGGTCTCGACTGGGACAACGCGCAATCGTTCTCCGGTGACCAGCAGATGGGGCTGGGGCAAGGGGCGGCCGCGCTGCGCGACATCTCCGAGTTGGAGGCCCTCAGCGAGCAGCTGTCCCAGCAGTATGCCGGCGCTCAGATGGACGACCTCGATCTCGACGCACTGGCCCGTCAGCTCGGTGACGAAGCTGCCGTCGATGCGCAGCGCCTCGCCGAACTGGAGAAGGCATTGTCGGAGGAGGGCTTCTTCGACCGCACCTCCGACGGGCAATTGCGACTGAGCCCCAAGGCCATGCGCCAGCTGGGGCAGTCGATCTTCCGGGACATCGCCGAGCAGCTCTCGGGACGTGGCGACCGTCAGACCCGGCGAACCGGCGCGCTGGGGGAGCCGACCGGCGCCTCGCGCGAATGGGAGTTCGGCGACACCGATCCGTGGGACGTCACCCGGACGGTGTCGAATGCGGTGTTGCGCACCGTCTCGGAGAGCGACGAGCCGTCGCTGATGTCGTCGGAGATGGCGCGTGGTGGGGTGCGTATCGACGTCCGTGACGTGGAGGTCGCCGAGACCGAGGCCCGCACCCAGGCAGCCGTTGTGCTGCTGGTCGACACGTCGTTCTCGATGGAGATGGAGGGTAGGTGGACACCCATGAAGCGCACGGCGATTGCGCTCAACCACCTGATCTCCACGCGCTTCCGCAGCGACGAACTGCACCTCATCGCATTCGGCCGGTACGCGAGGTCCATCGACATCGCCGAGCTGACCGGACTCCAGCCACGCATGGAACAGGGGACCAACCTCCACCACGCGTTGCTGCTCGCCCAGCGTCACCTGCGCAGGTTCCCGAACGCGCAGCCGGTGGTGCTGGTGGTCACCGACGGTGAGCCAACCGCCCACCTCGATCCCAGCGGGGAACCGTTCTTCTTCTATCCGCCGCACCCGCAGACGATCGCGGTCACCGTGCGCGAACTCGACCACGTGTCGCGGCTCGGAGCGCAGGTGACCTTCTTCCGGCTCGGCGAAGATCCGGGCCTGGCGCACTTCATGGACCAGATCGCACGCCGCATCGGTGGCCGAGTGGTCGCGCCGGATGTCGACGGGTTGGGGGCCGCGGTGGTCGGGGACTATCTGCATTCGCGGCGCGGTCAACGTCGATGA
- a CDS encoding SRPBCC domain-containing protein encodes MSAVQTRYSEAAIEADKEVPIIRITRDFRGTPAQLMKAHTDPELFVRWVGPSSISSRIIDWDVRDGGSWRYVSERDGEEFGFRGCFHSVSDDKVVQTFTFEGMPDQVALETLWFEDIGDGMTRLHAQSLCDSFEARDGWLASGMEEGVNDGYAALEQLIASGEV; translated from the coding sequence ATGAGCGCAGTACAGACTCGCTACTCGGAGGCGGCGATCGAGGCCGACAAGGAGGTTCCGATCATCCGGATCACGCGCGATTTCCGCGGGACGCCGGCCCAGTTGATGAAGGCGCACACCGACCCGGAGCTGTTCGTCCGGTGGGTGGGCCCGAGCTCGATCAGCAGTCGGATCATCGACTGGGATGTGCGCGACGGTGGCAGTTGGCGCTACGTGTCCGAGCGCGACGGCGAAGAGTTCGGCTTCCGCGGATGTTTCCATTCGGTCTCCGACGACAAGGTCGTACAGACCTTCACCTTCGAGGGGATGCCCGATCAGGTGGCGCTCGAGACGCTGTGGTTCGAGGATATCGGCGACGGTATGACGCGTCTGCACGCACAGTCTCTGTGCGACAGCTTCGAGGCCCGAGACGGATGGCTCGCATCCGGCATGGAGGAAGGCGTCAACGATGGCTACGCCGCCCTCGAGCAGCTGATCGCCTCGGGAGAGGTGTGA